From a single Diceros bicornis minor isolate mBicDic1 chromosome 6, mDicBic1.mat.cur, whole genome shotgun sequence genomic region:
- the MTG1 gene encoding mitochondrial ribosome-associated GTPase 1 isoform X1, whose amino-acid sequence MFSFRLFVVVCHSGQFNLNFSPLLKGCASHPLAVLFLFSGLKKMQSSLKLVDCIIEVHDARIPLSGRNPLFQETLGLKPHLLVLNKMDLADLEEQQKIIRHLEGEGLKNVIFTNCVKDENVKQIIPRVTELVGSSYRYHRGENLEYCIMVIGVPNVGKSSLINSLRRQHLRKAPFYLAGKATRVGGEPGITRAVMSRIQVCERPLMFLLDTPGVLAPRIESVETGLKLALCGTVLDHLVGEETLADYLLYTLNRHQLFGYVQHYGLGRACDNVVSVLKHVAVKLGKTQKVKVLTGTGDVNVVQPNYAAAARDFLHTFRSGRLGPVMLDRDVLQSLPEAGAQGHHPAEMDP is encoded by the exons ATGTTTTCCTTTAGGTTGTTTGTGGTGGTGTGTCATTCTGGACAGTTCAACTTAAATTTCTCACCACTCTTGAAAGGTTGTGCATCCCATCCCTTAGCTGTCCTTTTTCTATTTTCAGGGCTGAAGAAGATGCAGAGCAGCCTAAAGCTGGTGGACTGTATCATCGAGGTTCATGATGCCCGG ATCCCACTTTCAGGCCGCAACCCTCTGTTTCAGGAAACCCTTGGGCTTAAGCCTCACTTGCTCGTCCTTAACAAGATGGACTTGGCGGATCTGGAGGAGCAGCAG AAAATTATACGACACTTAGAAGGAGAAGGgctaaaaaatgtcatttttaccAACTGTGTAAAAGATGAAAATGTCAAGCAG ATCATCCCGAGGGTCACGGAACTGGTCGGGAGCAGCTACCGCTATCACCGAGGAGAG AATCTAGAGTACTGCATCATGGTGATCGGGGTCCCCAACGTGGGCAAGTCCTCACTCATCAATTCCCTGCGGAGACAGCACCTCAGGAAAG CCCCTTTCTATCTTGCAGGAAAAGCCACCAGGGTGGGCGGCGAGCCTGGGATCACTAGAGCTGTGATGTCCAGAATTCAG GTGTGTGAGCGGCCCCTGATGTTCCTGCTGGACACTCCTGGGGTGCTGGCGCCTCGGATTGAAAGCGTGGAGACGGGCCTAAAGCTGGCCCTGTGTG GAACCGTGTTGGACCACCTGGTCGGGGAGGAGACCCTGGCCGACTACCTTCTCTACACCCTGAACCGGCACCAGCTCTTCGG GTACGTGCAGCACTATGGCCTGGGCAGGGCCTGTGACAATGTCGTCAGTGTGCTGAAGCACGTGGCTGTGAAGCTGGGGAAGACACAGAAGGTGAAGGTGCTGACTGGCACAG GTGATGTGAATGTCGTTCAGCCCAACTACGCTGCAGCAGCCCGAGACTTCCTCCACACCTTCCGCAGTGGGCGGCTGGGCCCCGTGATGCTGGACCGGGACGTCCTGCAGAGCCTCCCCGAGGCAGGGGCTCAGGGCCACCACCCTGCCGAGATGGACCCCTGA
- the MTG1 gene encoding mitochondrial ribosome-associated GTPase 1 isoform X4: MRLSPRALCDAARSAWRETFPLGGRDVARWFPGHMARGLKKMQSSLKLVDCIIEVHDARIPLSGRNPLFQETLGLKPHLLVLNKMDLADLEEQQKIIRHLEGEGLKNVIFTNCVKDENVKQIIPRVTELVGSSYRYHRGENLEYCIMVIGVPNVGKSSLINSLRRQHLRKGKATRVGGEPGITRAVMSRIQVCERPLMFLLDTPGVLAPRIESVETGLKLALCGTVLDHLVGEETLADYLLYTLNRHQLFGYVQHYGLGRACDNVVSVLKHVAVKLGKTQKVKVLTGTGDVNVVQPNYAAAARDFLHTFRSGRLGPVMLDRDVLQSLPEAGAQGHHPAEMDP, encoded by the exons ATGAGGCTGAGCCCGCGCGCCCTGTGTGACGCCGCCCGGTCCGCCTGGCGGGAGACCTTCCCCCTGGGCGGCCGCGACGTGGCGCGCTGGTTCCCGGGCCACATGGCCAGGG GGCTGAAGAAGATGCAGAGCAGCCTAAAGCTGGTGGACTGTATCATCGAGGTTCATGATGCCCGG ATCCCACTTTCAGGCCGCAACCCTCTGTTTCAGGAAACCCTTGGGCTTAAGCCTCACTTGCTCGTCCTTAACAAGATGGACTTGGCGGATCTGGAGGAGCAGCAG AAAATTATACGACACTTAGAAGGAGAAGGgctaaaaaatgtcatttttaccAACTGTGTAAAAGATGAAAATGTCAAGCAG ATCATCCCGAGGGTCACGGAACTGGTCGGGAGCAGCTACCGCTATCACCGAGGAGAG AATCTAGAGTACTGCATCATGGTGATCGGGGTCCCCAACGTGGGCAAGTCCTCACTCATCAATTCCCTGCGGAGACAGCACCTCAGGAAAG GAAAAGCCACCAGGGTGGGCGGCGAGCCTGGGATCACTAGAGCTGTGATGTCCAGAATTCAG GTGTGTGAGCGGCCCCTGATGTTCCTGCTGGACACTCCTGGGGTGCTGGCGCCTCGGATTGAAAGCGTGGAGACGGGCCTAAAGCTGGCCCTGTGTG GAACCGTGTTGGACCACCTGGTCGGGGAGGAGACCCTGGCCGACTACCTTCTCTACACCCTGAACCGGCACCAGCTCTTCGG GTACGTGCAGCACTATGGCCTGGGCAGGGCCTGTGACAATGTCGTCAGTGTGCTGAAGCACGTGGCTGTGAAGCTGGGGAAGACACAGAAGGTGAAGGTGCTGACTGGCACAG GTGATGTGAATGTCGTTCAGCCCAACTACGCTGCAGCAGCCCGAGACTTCCTCCACACCTTCCGCAGTGGGCGGCTGGGCCCCGTGATGCTGGACCGGGACGTCCTGCAGAGCCTCCCCGAGGCAGGGGCTCAGGGCCACCACCCTGCCGAGATGGACCCCTGA
- the MTG1 gene encoding mitochondrial ribosome-associated GTPase 1 isoform X2 — protein sequence MRLSPRALCDAARSAWRETFPLGGRDVARWFPGHMARGLKKMQSSLKLVDCIIEVHDARIPLSGRNPLFQETLGLKPHLLVLNKMDLADLEEQQKIIRHLEGEGLKNVIFTNCVKDENVKQIIPRVTELVGSSYRYHRGENLEYCIMVIGVPNVGKSSLINSLRRQHLRKAPFYLAGKATRVGGEPGITRAVMSRIQVCERPLMFLLDTPGVLAPRIESVETGLKLALCGTVLDHLVGEETLADYLLYTLNRHQLFGYVQHYGLGRACDNVVSVLKHVAVKLGKTQKVKVLTGTGDVNVVQPNYAAAARDFLHTFRSGRLGPVMLDRDVLQSLPEAGAQGHHPAEMDP from the exons ATGAGGCTGAGCCCGCGCGCCCTGTGTGACGCCGCCCGGTCCGCCTGGCGGGAGACCTTCCCCCTGGGCGGCCGCGACGTGGCGCGCTGGTTCCCGGGCCACATGGCCAGGG GGCTGAAGAAGATGCAGAGCAGCCTAAAGCTGGTGGACTGTATCATCGAGGTTCATGATGCCCGG ATCCCACTTTCAGGCCGCAACCCTCTGTTTCAGGAAACCCTTGGGCTTAAGCCTCACTTGCTCGTCCTTAACAAGATGGACTTGGCGGATCTGGAGGAGCAGCAG AAAATTATACGACACTTAGAAGGAGAAGGgctaaaaaatgtcatttttaccAACTGTGTAAAAGATGAAAATGTCAAGCAG ATCATCCCGAGGGTCACGGAACTGGTCGGGAGCAGCTACCGCTATCACCGAGGAGAG AATCTAGAGTACTGCATCATGGTGATCGGGGTCCCCAACGTGGGCAAGTCCTCACTCATCAATTCCCTGCGGAGACAGCACCTCAGGAAAG CCCCTTTCTATCTTGCAGGAAAAGCCACCAGGGTGGGCGGCGAGCCTGGGATCACTAGAGCTGTGATGTCCAGAATTCAG GTGTGTGAGCGGCCCCTGATGTTCCTGCTGGACACTCCTGGGGTGCTGGCGCCTCGGATTGAAAGCGTGGAGACGGGCCTAAAGCTGGCCCTGTGTG GAACCGTGTTGGACCACCTGGTCGGGGAGGAGACCCTGGCCGACTACCTTCTCTACACCCTGAACCGGCACCAGCTCTTCGG GTACGTGCAGCACTATGGCCTGGGCAGGGCCTGTGACAATGTCGTCAGTGTGCTGAAGCACGTGGCTGTGAAGCTGGGGAAGACACAGAAGGTGAAGGTGCTGACTGGCACAG GTGATGTGAATGTCGTTCAGCCCAACTACGCTGCAGCAGCCCGAGACTTCCTCCACACCTTCCGCAGTGGGCGGCTGGGCCCCGTGATGCTGGACCGGGACGTCCTGCAGAGCCTCCCCGAGGCAGGGGCTCAGGGCCACCACCCTGCCGAGATGGACCCCTGA
- the SPRN gene encoding shadow of prion protein, whose amino-acid sequence MNWTAATCWALLLAAAFLCDSGAAKGGRGGARGSARGGLRGGARGTSRVRVRPAPRYAGSSLRVAAAGAAAGVAGAAGLAAGLGSKGAAGLGARGLDDDDDENGTPGGNGTGRGVHSYRAWTSGAGPTQSPRLSLLLGGALGALRLLRP is encoded by the coding sequence ATGAACTGGACGGCGGCGACGTGCtgggctctgctcctggcggccgccTTCCTCTGCGACAGCGGCGCGGCCAAGGGCGGCCGCGGGGGGGCTCGCGGCAGCGCGCGGGGAGGGCTACGCGGGGGCGCGCGCGGGACCTCGAGGGTGCGCGTGAGGCCCGCGCCCCGGTACGCGGGCTCCTCCCTGCGTGTGGCGGCGGCGGGCGCAGCGGCCGGGGTGGCGGGGGCGGCGGGCCTGGCCGCGGGCTTGGGCTCGAAGGGGGCCGCAGGCTTGGGGGCGCGCGGCCTGGACGACGACGACGACGAGAACGGGACCCCCGGCGGCAACGGGACGGGCCGAGGCGTCCACAGCTACCGCGCGTGGACTTCGGGCGCGGGGCCCACGCAGAGCCCGCGCCTCAGCCTGCTACTGGGCGGCGCCCTGGGCGCACTGCGGCTGCTGCGGCCCTAG
- the MTG1 gene encoding mitochondrial ribosome-associated GTPase 1 isoform X3 has protein sequence MFSFRLFVVVCHSGQFNLNFSPLLKGCASHPLAVLFLFSGLKKMQSSLKLVDCIIEVHDARIPLSGRNPLFQETLGLKPHLLVLNKMDLADLEEQQKIIRHLEGEGLKNVIFTNCVKDENVKQIIPRVTELVGSSYRYHRGENLEYCIMVIGVPNVGKSSLINSLRRQHLRKGKATRVGGEPGITRAVMSRIQVCERPLMFLLDTPGVLAPRIESVETGLKLALCGTVLDHLVGEETLADYLLYTLNRHQLFGYVQHYGLGRACDNVVSVLKHVAVKLGKTQKVKVLTGTGDVNVVQPNYAAAARDFLHTFRSGRLGPVMLDRDVLQSLPEAGAQGHHPAEMDP, from the exons ATGTTTTCCTTTAGGTTGTTTGTGGTGGTGTGTCATTCTGGACAGTTCAACTTAAATTTCTCACCACTCTTGAAAGGTTGTGCATCCCATCCCTTAGCTGTCCTTTTTCTATTTTCAGGGCTGAAGAAGATGCAGAGCAGCCTAAAGCTGGTGGACTGTATCATCGAGGTTCATGATGCCCGG ATCCCACTTTCAGGCCGCAACCCTCTGTTTCAGGAAACCCTTGGGCTTAAGCCTCACTTGCTCGTCCTTAACAAGATGGACTTGGCGGATCTGGAGGAGCAGCAG AAAATTATACGACACTTAGAAGGAGAAGGgctaaaaaatgtcatttttaccAACTGTGTAAAAGATGAAAATGTCAAGCAG ATCATCCCGAGGGTCACGGAACTGGTCGGGAGCAGCTACCGCTATCACCGAGGAGAG AATCTAGAGTACTGCATCATGGTGATCGGGGTCCCCAACGTGGGCAAGTCCTCACTCATCAATTCCCTGCGGAGACAGCACCTCAGGAAAG GAAAAGCCACCAGGGTGGGCGGCGAGCCTGGGATCACTAGAGCTGTGATGTCCAGAATTCAG GTGTGTGAGCGGCCCCTGATGTTCCTGCTGGACACTCCTGGGGTGCTGGCGCCTCGGATTGAAAGCGTGGAGACGGGCCTAAAGCTGGCCCTGTGTG GAACCGTGTTGGACCACCTGGTCGGGGAGGAGACCCTGGCCGACTACCTTCTCTACACCCTGAACCGGCACCAGCTCTTCGG GTACGTGCAGCACTATGGCCTGGGCAGGGCCTGTGACAATGTCGTCAGTGTGCTGAAGCACGTGGCTGTGAAGCTGGGGAAGACACAGAAGGTGAAGGTGCTGACTGGCACAG GTGATGTGAATGTCGTTCAGCCCAACTACGCTGCAGCAGCCCGAGACTTCCTCCACACCTTCCGCAGTGGGCGGCTGGGCCCCGTGATGCTGGACCGGGACGTCCTGCAGAGCCTCCCCGAGGCAGGGGCTCAGGGCCACCACCCTGCCGAGATGGACCCCTGA